A genomic segment from Dendropsophus ebraccatus isolate aDenEbr1 chromosome 7, aDenEbr1.pat, whole genome shotgun sequence encodes:
- the OCIAD2 gene encoding OCIA domain-containing protein 2 has product MATEPQQVPVQSPSPAPQKGHMHCPVSHPQREEFAKIIKECKEESFWYRALPLSVTSMVATQALVYNGYLSKNKRFGSLPKLVLAGFLGFAIGKISYFGTCQKKFEKLGAQSPFEAGFVPGMGGAFGPGFFGPKHKHCNHVCEECKKKCAKDKEQTTQPTTDSS; this is encoded by the exons ATGGCTACCGAGCCGCAACAAGTTCCAGTGCAAAGTCCCAGCCCTGCACCACAAAAGGGTCAC ATGCATTGCCCCGTTTCCCATCCACAAAGGGAAGAATTTGCTAAAATCATAAAGGAATGTAAAGAGGAGAGTTTCTGGTACAGAG CTTTGCCTCTGTCTGTCACGAGCATGGTAGCCACACAAGCCCTTGTCTACAACG GATATCTATCAAAAAACAAACGGTTTGGATCCTTGCCGAAGCTTGTCT TGGCtggtttccttggatttgccattGGCAAAATATCTTATTTCGGAACTTgtcagaaaaagtttgagaaactaGGGGCACAGAGCCCATTTGAAGCTGGATTTGTCCCTGGTATGGGTGGTGCTTTTGGTCCAGGATTTTTTGGACCCAAACACAA GCATTGTAACCACGTCTGTGAGGAATGCAAAAAGAAATGTGCCAAGGACAAGGAACAGACCACCCAACCCACCACCGATTCCTCCTAA